In one window of Prevotella sp. E13-17 DNA:
- a CDS encoding 3-deoxy-D-manno-octulosonic acid transferase — translation MFYNLIIYLYLLGVAVYSRFNEKVRKMWRGERDAFRVLREKVDPNARYVWFHAASLGEFEQGRPLMEQIKREHPDIKILLTFFSPSGYEVRKNYEGADIITYLPLDTITNARRFLRIIRPEMAFFIKYEFWFNYLHILKHRQVPVYSVSSIFRDGQVFFRWYGRQYGRVLKCFTHFFVQNEKSRELLAGIGLTNTTVVGDTRFDRVLQIKAAAKQLPVVEAFCQQSSANGQKPKVFIAGSSWQPDEEIFIPYFQKHPDWKMIIAPHVIGEDHLKQIEKLLEGRKVVRYTEATEADVQHADVLIINCFGLLSSIYRYADVTYVGGGFGVGIHNTLEAAVWDVPVFFGPNNQKFQEAQKLKACGGGLEISSYDDFERQMNLFDADAEKIASAGREAGKLVQQLAGATPKVLSHIQIK, via the coding sequence ATGTTTTACAACCTCATCATCTATTTATATCTTCTTGGAGTGGCTGTCTATAGCCGTTTCAATGAGAAGGTGCGTAAGATGTGGCGCGGAGAGCGTGACGCTTTCAGAGTGCTTCGCGAGAAGGTAGATCCCAACGCTCGCTACGTATGGTTTCATGCAGCTTCGCTTGGCGAGTTTGAGCAGGGGCGCCCTCTGATGGAGCAAATCAAGCGTGAGCATCCCGATATCAAAATCTTGCTCACGTTCTTCTCGCCCTCGGGCTATGAAGTGCGCAAGAATTACGAGGGTGCCGACATCATTACCTATCTGCCTCTCGACACTATTACCAATGCCCGTCGCTTTCTGCGCATCATTCGTCCGGAGATGGCATTCTTCATCAAGTACGAGTTCTGGTTCAACTATCTGCACATATTGAAGCACCGTCAGGTGCCTGTATATAGCGTGTCTAGCATTTTCCGCGATGGCCAGGTGTTCTTCCGTTGGTACGGTCGTCAGTATGGTCGTGTGCTGAAGTGCTTCACTCACTTCTTTGTGCAGAACGAAAAGAGCCGCGAGCTGTTGGCAGGCATTGGTCTGACAAATACGACTGTAGTAGGTGATACGCGTTTTGATCGTGTCCTCCAGATCAAGGCTGCAGCTAAACAGCTGCCTGTCGTTGAGGCCTTCTGCCAACAGTCATCAGCCAATGGTCAAAAGCCCAAGGTCTTCATAGCCGGTTCTTCGTGGCAGCCCGATGAGGAGATTTTCATTCCTTATTTCCAGAAGCATCCCGACTGGAAGATGATTATTGCGCCCCATGTGATTGGCGAAGACCATCTTAAACAGATAGAAAAGTTGCTTGAGGGCCGTAAGGTAGTACGCTATACTGAGGCCACAGAAGCAGATGTTCAGCATGCAGATGTTTTAATTATCAACTGCTTCGGTCTGCTCAGTAGCATCTATCGCTATGCTGATGTAACTTATGTCGGTGGTGGCTTTGGTGTGGGTATCCACAACACCTTGGAGGCAGCTGTCTGGGATGTTCCTGTGTTCTTCGGTCCTAATAATCAGAAGTTCCAGGAAGCTCAGAAACTGAAGGCTTGCGGCGGAGGATTAGAGATCTCGAGCTACGATGACTTTGAACGGCAGATGAACCTGTTTGATGCAGATGCTGAAAAGATAGCGTCGGCAGGTCGTGAAGCCGGCAAACTGGTACAACAATTAGCTGGTGCCACCCCAAAGGTTCTGAGTCATATACAGATTAAATAA
- the gltX gene encoding glutamate--tRNA ligase codes for MAERKVRVRFAPSPTGPLHIGGVRTALYNYLFARQHGGDLVFRIEDTDTTRFVPQAEAYIIEAFNWLGIKFDEGVSFGGNHGPYRQSERRDIYKKYVKQLLDNGKAYIAFDTPEELAKKREEIENFQYDNKTRTMMRNSLTMPQDEVEKLIADGQQYVVRIKIDAGEEVLVDDMIRGEVRVKSDILDDKVLYKSADELPTYHLANIVDDHLMEITHVIRGEEWLPSAPLHVLLYKAFGWEDTMPRFAHLPLLLKPDGKGKLSKRDGDRLGFPVFPLDWKDEQGNVTSTGYREQGYFPEAVINFLALLGWNPGTEQELFTLDELVPLFDISKCSKAGAKFAYEKGIWFNHEYVLKKSAEEIARLWEPEVRAHGVNDSFDRIVKVCEMMKDRISFVKELWPLCSFFFEAPTAYDEKTVKKRWKEDSAQVMTELIGVLEGIDDFSLENQEQIVHAWVEQKEYKLGNVMNAWRLTLVGEGKGPGMFDISAFLGKDETIARMKRAIEVLG; via the coding sequence ATGGCAGAAAGAAAAGTGAGGGTGCGTTTTGCACCTAGTCCCACAGGACCCCTTCATATCGGTGGCGTACGTACCGCCTTGTATAATTATTTGTTCGCCCGTCAGCATGGCGGTGATCTGGTTTTCCGTATTGAGGATACCGATACCACCCGCTTTGTTCCACAGGCAGAGGCCTATATCATTGAGGCCTTCAACTGGCTTGGTATCAAGTTTGACGAGGGCGTGTCGTTCGGTGGAAACCACGGTCCTTATCGCCAAAGCGAGCGTCGTGACATCTACAAGAAATATGTGAAGCAGCTGTTGGACAATGGTAAAGCCTATATTGCCTTTGATACACCCGAGGAGCTGGCTAAAAAACGCGAGGAGATAGAGAACTTCCAGTACGACAATAAGACTCGAACCATGATGCGCAATTCGCTGACCATGCCTCAGGATGAAGTCGAGAAACTAATTGCTGACGGTCAGCAGTATGTGGTTCGTATCAAGATTGATGCTGGCGAGGAAGTGCTCGTTGACGATATGATTCGTGGCGAGGTGCGTGTGAAGAGCGATATCCTCGATGACAAAGTGCTGTATAAGAGCGCTGATGAGCTGCCAACCTATCACTTGGCAAACATCGTTGACGACCACTTGATGGAGATTACTCACGTGATTCGTGGTGAGGAGTGGCTGCCAAGTGCCCCGCTGCATGTGCTGCTTTACAAAGCTTTTGGTTGGGAAGACACCATGCCCCGCTTTGCCCACCTGCCTCTATTGCTGAAGCCTGATGGCAAGGGCAAACTGTCAAAGCGCGATGGCGACCGTCTTGGTTTCCCCGTATTCCCACTGGATTGGAAAGACGAACAGGGTAATGTCACTTCTACGGGCTATCGTGAACAGGGCTATTTCCCCGAGGCTGTCATCAACTTTCTGGCATTGCTGGGATGGAACCCCGGTACTGAACAGGAACTCTTTACCCTCGACGAGTTGGTGCCTCTGTTCGATATCTCTAAGTGCTCGAAAGCTGGCGCTAAGTTTGCCTACGAGAAGGGCATCTGGTTCAATCATGAGTATGTCTTGAAGAAGAGCGCTGAGGAGATAGCACGTCTGTGGGAACCCGAGGTGCGCGCTCATGGCGTCAACGACTCGTTCGACCGCATTGTGAAGGTCTGCGAGATGATGAAAGACCGCATCAGCTTCGTTAAGGAGTTGTGGCCCCTCTGTTCATTCTTCTTTGAGGCTCCCACGGCCTACGATGAGAAGACAGTCAAGAAGCGCTGGAAGGAAGACTCAGCTCAGGTGATGACCGAGTTGATTGGTGTTCTCGAAGGTATCGATGACTTCTCGCTCGAGAATCAAGAGCAGATTGTTCATGCTTGGGTAGAACAGAAAGAGTATAAGTTGGGCAATGTGATGAATGCTTGGCGTCTGACACTCGTTGGCGAGGGTAAGGGTCCCGGTATGTTTGACATCTCTGCCTTCCTGGGCAAGGATGAAACGATTGCCAGAATGAAACGTGCCATCGAAGTGCTGGGCTAA
- a CDS encoding OmpP1/FadL family transporter — protein sequence MKTKAILAGLLLAIATTANAGGILTNTNQSIDFLRNPARDAAIGIDGVYSNPAGVAFMPNGFHLGLNWQYAHQTRTVTATNDLFKLGAKNNGQSTKTFEGVADAPVIPSVQAAYNTGDWSFQFNFSIPGGGGKCEFDKGVGSFETAVGAIAQKLGATSAMLNSMIKPLGAEVPSVSGYDVDGYMKGRQYYFGVQIGAARKINENLSIYGGLRLLYGSARYEARLNNIRVMNGTNGQTLPEYIIGVTEGLTNAKANLQTAIQTKVGGYMGNGMSQQEAMAQPDVVALVQSGQKLQGAADQVAAEGEKLAPYANGMNLKSDQTGWGIAPIVGVDYKLGDFNFAAKYEFKTRMRMKNNSDLESAMIPATAKYIDGTSVPEDAPALLTLGAQWSALSNVRLDLGYHHFFDKQAHWYENSQKLLNGGTDEYLAGVEWDIIPRLTVSAGGQLTRYDLTDAYMNDMSFVVNSYSFGFGLNYQLSDAVTLKAAYFQTNYEDYDMDTPKQGIESMGIEIPAGHNTFTRTNRVIGIGCDISL from the coding sequence ATGAAAACAAAAGCTATTTTAGCCGGCTTGCTGCTGGCAATCGCCACCACCGCAAACGCTGGTGGCATCTTAACCAACACAAACCAAAGCATTGACTTTTTAAGAAACCCTGCACGCGATGCCGCCATTGGTATCGACGGAGTGTATAGCAATCCTGCGGGTGTAGCATTCATGCCTAATGGTTTTCACCTTGGTCTAAACTGGCAGTATGCACACCAAACCCGCACAGTTACAGCAACCAACGATTTGTTTAAGTTGGGAGCAAAAAACAATGGTCAGAGCACTAAGACTTTTGAAGGCGTAGCCGATGCGCCCGTGATTCCATCGGTACAGGCTGCCTACAATACTGGTGACTGGAGTTTCCAATTTAATTTCTCAATCCCTGGTGGCGGCGGAAAGTGTGAGTTCGACAAGGGTGTAGGCTCGTTTGAGACAGCAGTTGGAGCCATTGCACAAAAGCTTGGCGCAACATCTGCCATGCTCAACAGCATGATTAAACCACTGGGAGCCGAAGTGCCCTCTGTAAGTGGCTACGACGTAGATGGCTATATGAAGGGCAGACAATATTATTTCGGTGTGCAGATTGGTGCTGCTCGTAAAATCAATGAGAACCTTTCGATTTATGGTGGTCTCCGTCTGCTCTATGGTTCTGCCAGATATGAGGCTCGTTTGAATAATATCCGTGTAATGAATGGCACCAATGGCCAGACACTCCCCGAATATATTATTGGAGTGACAGAAGGTCTCACCAATGCGAAAGCCAACCTGCAAACAGCTATTCAGACCAAGGTCGGAGGCTACATGGGAAATGGCATGAGCCAGCAAGAAGCTATGGCACAGCCCGATGTGGTAGCCTTGGTTCAAAGTGGCCAGAAGCTACAGGGAGCTGCCGACCAAGTTGCCGCCGAAGGCGAGAAGCTGGCTCCATACGCCAATGGCATGAACCTGAAGAGCGATCAGACTGGTTGGGGTATTGCACCCATCGTTGGCGTGGACTATAAACTTGGTGATTTCAACTTTGCAGCCAAGTATGAGTTCAAGACTCGTATGCGCATGAAGAACAACTCAGACCTTGAATCGGCCATGATTCCCGCTACGGCCAAATACATTGACGGCACCAGCGTGCCAGAGGATGCGCCTGCGCTGTTGACTTTGGGTGCTCAGTGGAGCGCACTCAGCAACGTGCGTCTGGACCTTGGCTATCATCACTTCTTCGATAAGCAGGCTCATTGGTATGAAAATTCACAGAAGCTGCTTAACGGTGGAACCGATGAGTATCTGGCTGGCGTAGAATGGGACATCATTCCTCGTCTTACCGTTTCTGCCGGTGGTCAGCTCACTCGCTACGACCTTACCGATGCCTACATGAACGACATGTCATTTGTTGTGAACAGCTATAGCTTCGGCTTCGGTCTGAACTACCAACTGAGCGACGCAGTTACACTGAAGGCTGCCTATTTCCAGACCAACTACGAGGACTACGACATGGATACGCCCAAGCAGGGAATCGAAAGCATGGGTATCGAAATCCCTGCTGGTCACAACACCTTCACTCGTACCAATCGTGTGATTGGTATCGGTTGCGACATCAGCCTCTAA
- the priA gene encoding primosomal protein N', translating into MVYADVILPVPLDGLFTYAVPQSMESTVSTGMRVLVPFGKSKTYIAIIARLHQQKPEGYVVKDILQQIDTSPILLPQQLDLWQWIADYYMSPIGEVYKAALPAGLKAEDGYRPRTETYIRLTANYRQEASLHVALNILKRAPKQLEAFIGYLSLSRWDTIEGDTCRESVMEITREELMNSTGATLPTLNQLVKRGFLETYEVEVGRLNHGGEPHPELIKTLNTAQQDAYNQILMSFMKKNVTLLHGVTSSGKTEIFIHLIQREIEQHRQVLYLLPEIALTVQMMQRLQRVFGHRLGIYHSKYSDAERVEIWQKQLSDNPYDIILGARSAVFLPFKNLGLVIVDEEHETSYKQQDPMPRYHARSAAIMLAQKGARVLLGTATPCMETYHNAKTGKYGLVELKERYQGIELPEIQVVDIQDLHHRKMMNGPFSPLLLSRVREALDRGEQAILFQNRRGWAPMVECKQCGWVPRCEHCDVSLTLHRSMNQLTCHYCGFTYRIPTECPACGCKDLQGRGYGTEKIEDQIRDIFPDARISRMDLDTTRTRNAYERIISDFSAGRTNLLIGTQMISKGLDFEKVSVVGILNADTMLNYPDFRAYEHAFMMMAQVSGRAGRKGKRGLVILQTKNPQLPVIQQVVRNDFQSLYLDMVAERQLFHYPPYYRLIYVFLKHKNDDVVNTASYELGARLRQWFGGRVLGPDKPAVAKVKTLCIRKMVLKLENGIDMPKVRQYLTLAQQQLLQDKRYSSLQIYYDVDPL; encoded by the coding sequence TTGGTTTACGCAGATGTCATATTGCCTGTGCCGTTAGACGGACTCTTTACCTATGCTGTTCCTCAGTCGATGGAAAGCACGGTATCTACAGGCATGCGTGTACTTGTTCCTTTTGGCAAAAGCAAAACCTATATTGCCATCATTGCTCGTCTTCATCAACAAAAGCCAGAAGGCTATGTTGTGAAAGACATACTTCAGCAGATAGATACTTCCCCCATTCTGTTGCCACAACAGCTGGACCTGTGGCAATGGATTGCTGATTATTATATGTCGCCAATAGGCGAAGTCTATAAGGCTGCTCTTCCTGCAGGATTGAAGGCAGAAGACGGCTATCGCCCTCGCACTGAGACTTATATTCGGCTTACAGCCAACTACCGTCAGGAGGCTTCTTTGCATGTAGCACTCAATATTTTGAAACGCGCTCCCAAACAGTTGGAGGCCTTTATTGGCTACCTCTCCTTGTCGCGATGGGATACTATCGAAGGAGATACCTGCCGAGAGAGTGTGATGGAGATTACACGCGAAGAGCTAATGAATTCAACAGGTGCAACGCTCCCTACACTCAATCAGTTGGTAAAGCGTGGCTTTCTTGAAACCTACGAGGTGGAAGTGGGACGACTGAATCATGGCGGTGAGCCGCATCCCGAGCTGATAAAGACTCTTAACACTGCTCAGCAGGATGCCTATAATCAGATATTGATGTCGTTCATGAAGAAGAACGTCACTTTGTTGCATGGTGTCACCTCCAGCGGTAAGACGGAGATTTTTATTCATCTTATTCAGCGCGAGATTGAACAACATCGTCAGGTGCTCTATTTGCTTCCGGAGATTGCACTCACCGTTCAGATGATGCAACGCCTTCAGCGTGTCTTCGGACACCGTTTGGGCATTTATCACTCTAAGTACAGTGATGCCGAGCGTGTTGAGATTTGGCAGAAACAGCTCTCTGATAATCCCTATGATATCATCCTTGGTGCACGCTCTGCTGTGTTCCTGCCCTTTAAGAATTTAGGTCTGGTCATTGTAGATGAAGAGCATGAAACCAGTTATAAGCAGCAAGACCCTATGCCCCGCTATCATGCACGCAGCGCAGCCATCATGCTGGCACAAAAGGGGGCACGTGTACTCCTCGGAACTGCCACTCCGTGTATGGAGACCTATCACAATGCAAAGACAGGAAAGTACGGGCTAGTTGAATTGAAAGAACGCTATCAGGGTATTGAGCTCCCCGAGATTCAGGTTGTAGATATTCAGGACCTGCACCATCGTAAGATGATGAATGGTCCGTTTTCACCTCTTTTATTATCACGCGTACGCGAGGCCTTGGATCGTGGCGAACAAGCTATCTTGTTCCAAAACCGTCGTGGGTGGGCACCCATGGTCGAGTGTAAGCAGTGTGGGTGGGTGCCCCGATGCGAGCATTGCGACGTCAGCCTGACGCTTCATCGCAGCATGAATCAGCTGACATGTCATTATTGTGGTTTTACTTATCGCATCCCCACCGAGTGTCCTGCCTGTGGATGTAAGGATTTGCAAGGCCGGGGTTATGGTACCGAGAAGATTGAAGATCAAATTCGTGACATCTTCCCCGATGCACGCATCTCGCGTATGGACCTTGATACCACCCGTACTCGCAATGCTTACGAGCGTATTATTAGCGACTTTTCTGCAGGACGAACCAATCTGCTCATAGGTACTCAAATGATCAGTAAGGGGCTCGACTTCGAGAAGGTCAGTGTGGTTGGTATCCTCAATGCCGACACCATGCTCAACTATCCTGACTTCCGAGCCTACGAACATGCCTTTATGATGATGGCTCAAGTCAGTGGCCGTGCCGGTCGTAAGGGTAAACGTGGTTTGGTGATTCTTCAGACTAAGAACCCTCAACTGCCTGTCATCCAGCAGGTGGTGCGCAATGACTTTCAGTCGCTCTATCTTGATATGGTGGCCGAGCGCCAACTTTTCCACTATCCCCCTTATTATCGTTTGATTTACGTATTCCTGAAACATAAAAACGACGATGTAGTCAATACCGCAAGTTATGAGCTCGGCGCACGTTTGCGACAATGGTTTGGTGGCCGTGTGTTAGGTCCCGACAAACCAGCAGTGGCAAAAGTAAAGACCTTGTGCATCCGTAAGATGGTTCTCAAACTCGAGAACGGCATCGACATGCCTAAGGTCCGTCAATATTTAACGCTTGCCCAACAGCAGTTGCTGCAAGACAAGCGTTATAGTTCACTTCAAATATATTATGATGTAGATCCTCTATAA
- a CDS encoding outer membrane beta-barrel protein encodes MMKRDFLYRFYLTAMTLFLAMSSFAQDIQIGAKGGFDLTSMEFSSGDLNKSNRAGFFIGPTMRIDTPVMGLSIDVSALYDQRNVKVGTRTLTQESLVVPAHARFGVSIGDLLGVFVCAGPQLSYNLGKSSFQWEDVDQYRKHFTFQETTLSINLGAGAKFGGNLEGAVYYNVPLGKTADFTWDTLASELQDLDMHTAKSRTNSWRISVSYYF; translated from the coding sequence ATGATGAAGAGGGATTTCTTATATAGATTTTACTTGACGGCGATGACATTGTTTTTAGCGATGTCATCGTTCGCGCAAGATATACAGATAGGCGCTAAGGGCGGCTTTGACTTGACGTCTATGGAATTTTCAAGTGGCGACCTGAACAAAAGTAATCGCGCAGGTTTTTTTATTGGACCTACTATGCGTATTGATACCCCTGTCATGGGACTTTCTATTGACGTTTCAGCACTCTATGATCAACGCAATGTCAAGGTTGGCACACGTACGCTCACCCAAGAAAGTTTAGTGGTACCAGCGCATGCCCGTTTTGGGGTGTCTATTGGTGACTTACTGGGTGTCTTTGTATGTGCAGGTCCTCAGTTAAGTTATAATCTTGGTAAGTCTTCTTTCCAGTGGGAAGACGTAGATCAATACCGTAAGCATTTCACTTTTCAGGAGACTACGCTTAGTATCAATCTTGGTGCCGGTGCTAAGTTTGGAGGCAATCTCGAGGGTGCTGTCTACTATAATGTGCCTCTTGGCAAGACTGCCGATTTTACATGGGATACGCTGGCTTCAGAGCTCCAAGATTTAGATATGCATACAGCCAAGTCGAGAACTAACTCTTGGCGTATTTCCGTTTCTTATTATTTTTAG
- a CDS encoding HD family phosphohydrolase gives MKGINFKIELTWQDIAKRIALMLGTVLFIVWFMPRDNKPSFKVEMDKVWRHNDLTAQFDFPVYKSDSVIQQERKQVLKDYEPYYIYNKEKGQQQEHLFITEMRQKRPGLSGSFINAVSARIRMLYKQGIVDTKKPMKVSDDSVKAIRRIDEKEATSINASSVMTPVEAYERLKLDPGLMYYHETISKMDINNYLVPNLTYDKVRSEESMEDLLASVPLAIGVVQRGQKIVSRGDLVDERTFQIITSYLKEIELRHKSDSTFNSTVVGELLFVTLLIGAFTIYLSIYRRDYFQRIRSAMMIYALIVLATVDASLLVEHNLYHVFLLPFAIVPIFIRVFMDSRTAFMAHVVVVLICATILQRPLEFISVEIAAGLAAIFSLRELSSRSQLFWTAIITSGVAMLTNLAVFMIRSGNIEHMEHTEYVFLMLSGIILFCCYPLLYLIEKFFGFTSDITLIELSDMNKDLLRRMSEVAPGTFQHSIQVGNLAAEIARKIGGNPQLVRTGALYHDIGKTQNPIYFTENQSGGINPHDELSYVESAQMIISHVTEGIKLAKQHNLPTQIRDFIATHHGLGKAKYFYIKYKNEHPDEQIDELQFTYPGPNPFTKEQAILMMADAVEAASRSLPDYTEQSIRTLVNKIVNSMVEEGYFRECPITFRDIAYAQTVMIEKLKTIYHTRISYPEEKKNAPKSITLASQ, from the coding sequence ATGAAAGGTATTAACTTTAAGATAGAACTGACGTGGCAAGACATCGCAAAGCGCATTGCTTTGATGCTTGGCACGGTGCTCTTCATCGTGTGGTTTATGCCACGCGACAACAAGCCTTCGTTCAAGGTGGAGATGGACAAGGTGTGGCGACACAACGACCTGACCGCTCAATTTGATTTTCCTGTCTATAAGAGCGACTCCGTGATACAACAGGAGAGAAAACAAGTTTTAAAGGACTATGAGCCTTACTACATCTACAACAAGGAGAAAGGCCAGCAACAGGAGCATCTGTTTATCACAGAGATGAGACAGAAGCGACCTGGATTGTCGGGCAGTTTCATCAACGCTGTCAGCGCCCGCATACGCATGCTCTACAAGCAGGGTATTGTGGATACCAAGAAACCCATGAAAGTGTCTGACGACTCGGTGAAGGCTATCCGCCGCATTGATGAAAAAGAGGCAACCAGCATCAATGCCAGTTCGGTGATGACACCCGTAGAGGCCTACGAACGACTGAAGCTGGACCCTGGGCTCATGTACTACCATGAGACCATCTCCAAGATGGACATCAACAACTATCTGGTGCCTAACCTGACCTACGACAAGGTTAGAAGTGAGGAAAGCATGGAGGACTTGCTGGCCAGTGTGCCGCTGGCTATCGGCGTCGTGCAACGTGGTCAGAAGATTGTGAGTCGAGGCGATCTGGTTGACGAACGCACCTTCCAGATTATCACCTCTTACCTTAAAGAGATTGAACTCAGGCATAAGTCAGACTCAACCTTTAATAGTACAGTAGTGGGCGAACTACTTTTCGTCACACTGCTCATTGGTGCCTTCACCATCTACCTGAGCATCTATCGCCGCGACTACTTCCAACGTATTCGCTCGGCCATGATGATCTATGCACTCATTGTTCTGGCCACTGTAGATGCATCGCTACTTGTAGAGCATAACTTATATCACGTATTCTTGCTGCCCTTCGCCATTGTGCCAATCTTCATCCGCGTGTTTATGGACTCGCGAACGGCTTTCATGGCCCACGTGGTAGTGGTGCTGATTTGTGCTACCATCCTGCAACGACCACTGGAGTTCATCTCTGTGGAGATTGCTGCCGGACTGGCCGCCATTTTCTCGCTCAGGGAACTGTCAAGCCGCTCACAACTGTTCTGGACAGCCATTATCACCTCGGGAGTTGCCATGCTGACAAACTTGGCTGTGTTCATGATCCGTTCGGGCAACATCGAACACATGGAGCACACTGAATATGTATTTCTTATGCTGAGCGGCATCATCTTATTCTGCTGCTACCCGCTTCTCTACCTCATTGAGAAATTCTTCGGCTTTACTTCAGACATCACACTAATTGAATTGAGCGACATGAACAAGGACCTGCTGAGACGTATGAGTGAGGTGGCACCTGGCACTTTCCAACACTCCATACAGGTAGGCAACTTGGCGGCAGAGATTGCACGTAAGATTGGCGGCAACCCGCAATTGGTGCGCACAGGTGCACTCTATCACGACATCGGCAAGACACAGAACCCAATCTACTTCACAGAGAACCAGTCGGGTGGCATTAACCCACACGACGAACTGTCGTATGTCGAGAGCGCCCAGATGATTATCAGTCATGTCACCGAAGGCATCAAACTGGCCAAACAGCATAACCTGCCCACCCAAATTCGCGACTTCATAGCCACACACCACGGATTGGGCAAAGCAAAGTACTTCTATATTAAATATAAAAACGAACATCCCGACGAACAGATTGACGAACTACAATTCACCTACCCCGGTCCAAATCCGTTCACGAAGGAACAGGCCATTCTGATGATGGCGGATGCCGTGGAGGCAGCATCACGTTCTTTGCCAGACTATACAGAACAAAGCATTCGCACACTGGTCAACAAGATTGTCAACAGCATGGTGGAAGAAGGCTACTTCCGCGAGTGTCCCATCACCTTCCGCGACATTGCCTACGCACAAACCGTGATGATAGAGAAGCTGAAAACCATCTATCACACCCGCATCAGCTATCCAGAAGAGAAGAAAAACGCCCCAAAAAGCATCACCCTTGCATCGCAATAG
- the gldN gene encoding gliding motility protein GldN — MKKLLFLLIITLAGGSAMAQPKQRRNQQTTEKAQQQSGSQAMTQRMRIQYPTALNMPEDVVWRRDIYREIDLSHEANAGLYDPVEPVGKQMNLFTYIFKLALQGYIPVYEYRLDGNEVLESSAKIDMKTVLDNYHIFYEEKDGKIKVDNSDIPSSEVKMFYLKESAYYNQANSTFHIKPLALCPVMLREDDFGGEAAKYPLFWIKYSEVEPYLSRKTLKTSDINDAAVMNMDDYFTLNKYHGKIYKTANRLGKTLAQIAGNDTTKLSAEQKRIEKELENFRNGIFGDREKPVEPDSVSATTAKEKKTTTRRTRAATKKEKVSKTKAKSSSSGGSSAARVSVRRQRH; from the coding sequence ATGAAGAAGCTATTATTCTTATTGATCATAACGCTGGCAGGTGGTAGCGCAATGGCACAGCCCAAGCAGCGTCGTAATCAGCAGACTACTGAGAAGGCCCAACAGCAGTCAGGTTCTCAGGCGATGACACAACGCATGCGTATTCAGTACCCTACAGCACTTAATATGCCCGAGGATGTGGTTTGGCGTCGTGATATCTATCGCGAGATAGATCTCAGTCATGAAGCGAATGCCGGACTCTATGATCCTGTGGAACCCGTTGGCAAGCAGATGAATCTGTTTACTTATATCTTTAAATTGGCTCTCCAAGGCTATATACCCGTGTATGAGTACCGTTTGGACGGCAACGAGGTGCTTGAGTCAAGTGCAAAAATAGACATGAAGACTGTGCTGGACAACTATCATATCTTCTATGAGGAGAAAGATGGAAAGATAAAGGTGGACAACAGCGACATCCCTTCTTCTGAGGTGAAAATGTTCTATCTCAAGGAGAGTGCCTATTACAACCAAGCAAATTCCACTTTCCACATTAAACCGCTGGCTTTGTGTCCAGTGATGTTGCGCGAAGACGACTTCGGAGGCGAGGCGGCCAAATATCCTTTGTTTTGGATAAAATACAGTGAAGTGGAACCTTATCTCAGTCGTAAAACACTGAAGACCAGTGATATCAATGATGCGGCTGTGATGAATATGGACGACTATTTTACGCTGAATAAGTATCATGGTAAGATTTACAAGACTGCCAATCGCCTCGGTAAGACATTGGCACAGATTGCAGGCAATGATACCACCAAACTGTCTGCTGAGCAGAAACGCATAGAGAAGGAACTCGAGAACTTCCGTAATGGCATCTTTGGCGATCGAGAGAAGCCCGTAGAGCCAGATAGTGTTAGTGCCACCACAGCCAAGGAGAAGAAGACAACAACACGAAGGACACGTGCTGCAACAAAAAAAGAGAAAGTGTCGAAGACCAAAGCTAAGAGTTCTTCGAGTGGAGGCTCTTCGGCTGCTCGCGTCTCAGTGCGCAGACAGCGTCATTAA